Proteins from a single region of Chrysemys picta bellii isolate R12L10 chromosome 9, ASM1138683v2, whole genome shotgun sequence:
- the PID1 gene encoding PTB-containing, cubilin and LRP1-interacting protein isoform X3, with protein MWQPATERLQVTYLGKVSTTGMQFLSGCTEKPVIELWKKHTLAREDVFPANALLEIRPFQVWLHHLDHKGEATVHMDTFQVARIAYCTADHNVSPNIFAWVYREINDDLSYQMDCHAVECESKLEAKKLAHAMMEAFKKTFHSMKSDGRIHRNSSSEEVSHEFESDDG; from the coding sequence GTTACATATTTGGGTAAGGTGTCCACAACAGGGATGCAATTTTTATCAGGCTGCACAGAAAAACCTGTCATTGAATTATGGAAGAAGCACACACTAGCCAGGGAGGACGTCTTCCCAGCCAATGCCCTTCTGGAAATCCGCCCCTTCCAAGTCTGGCTTCATCACCTGGACCACAAAGGTGAAGCCACAGTCCACATGGATACCTTTCAGGTGGCACGTATTGCCTACTGCACTGCCGACCACAACGTCAGCCCAAACATCTTTGCTTGGGTTTACAGGGAGATCAACGATGACTTGTCCTATCAGATGGACTGCCATGCTGTAGAGTGTGAGAGCAAGCTGGAGGCCAAGAAGCTGGCTCATGCCATGATGGAGGCCTTTAAGAAGACTTTCCACAGCATGAAGAGTGATGGCCGGATCCACAGGAATAGCTCATCTGAGGAAGTGTCTCATGAATTCGAATCTGATGATGGCTGA